In Tsuneonella sp. CC-YZS046, the genomic window GCGGTGGACAAGGTGCTGGCCGACAATGCCGACAAGGTCGAGCAGTACAAGGGCGGCAAGGAAGCGCTGTTCGGCTTCTTCGTCGGCCAGACCATGAAGGCGATGCAGGGCAAAGCCAATCCGCAGGTGGTCAACGAGCTGCTCAAGCAGAAGCTGGGGTAAGGCCAGGCGGGACGGCGCGCATGTCGATGGCCGTGGTCCTCGTCCATCCGGAAATCCCGCACAACACCGGCGCGATCGGGCGCACCTGCGTGGCGCTCGACCTCGAGCTGGTGCTGATCCGGCCTTACGGCTTCGACTTGTCGGACAAGCACCTCAAGCGCGCCGGGCTGGATTACTGGGAGCATGTGCGGCTGGCCGAGTTCGATAGCTGGAACGCTTTCCTGGCGGAGCGCGCCCCGCGCGAGGAGCAGATTTTCCTGTTCGAGGAATATGCCGCGCGCAGCTTCTACGAGCCTGCCTATCCCGACGATGCCTACCTCGTCTTCGGCCGGGAGACCAAAGGGCTGCCCGCCGCGATCGTGGAGCCGCTGGCGCATCGCATGGTTCGCCTGCCGATGCGCTCCGGCCATATCCGCTCGCTCAATCTCGCCAATGCCGTGACCGCCGCCGTCTATCAGGCGCTGCGCGGGCAGCTTGGCGGCTGAGGTCCGCTGACGATTTTCCTACAGGGCGGGGATGTGCGACAGTGCCGCCCATGTTCGTCCGGTCTTCCCCGCACAGTCTTGAGCACCTGTCAGGAGCGCCCATTTATGCCATGAAAACAAGGAGTGAATTTTTCCTCCTGAACAGTGTCAACTGTGTCAACCTGCCCGGATCGGGCATCGGGAAAATTGGTGGAGGCGGACGAGGATGAAGCGCGTGGGGATGAGGTTTGAGAAACTAGGGAAGCACAAGTTGGAGAGGCCGAAATGAGATTGGTAGCAGTTACTTTGCCCCTCCTACTCGTTGCCTGCGGGAACGATGACGACATCCTCGGTTACGATGCCCTTTCAAAGCAAGTCGAAGGAACGCGGGTTGGGCACGCTGCAGATCATTGGATCGAGATGAGAAACATGGCCGGAGAATGGGAGCGGACCGGCCTGATCTTTGGCTATGCCGACGATTATGACGAATGCACGAAAGCAATCACCGGTTTGAAGAAGGTCAACTATGCAAGGGAATATCGCTGCACGCCCGCAAACTGACGGCGTGTCGGCAATCTACATAATCGCCGGAAAATTTGATCCATATCCTTGTGTTGCAAAATAGCAACACTATCTGAGGCGTCAGAAAGGTGAGGGAGATCCCATGAATCTCGAAAAATTTACCGACCGCGCCAAGGGCTTTCTGCAATCGGCCCAGACCGTTGCCATCCGCATGAACCATCAGCGGATCACGCCGGAGCATCTGCTCAAGGCCCTGCTGGAGGATTCCGAAGGCATGGCGGCGGGCCTGATCCAGAAGGCGGGAGGCAATCCCCGCTTCGCCGCCGAGGAGGTGGACAGGGCGCTGGCCAAGATCCCGGCCGTTTCCGGCGGCGGCTCGCAGGCCGCGCCGGGGCTGGACAATGAATCCGTGCGCGTGCTCGATCAGGCCGAGCAACTGGCGACCAAGGCCGGCGACAGCTTCGTGCCGGTGCAGCGCATCGTGCAGGCGCTGGCATTGGCTTCGACCACGGCGGCCGGCCAGGCGCTCAAGGCCGCCAATGTCGATGCCAGGGCGCTGGAAGCCGCGATCCAGGAAGTGACTGGCGGCCGCGCCGCCCACAGCGCCAGCGCCGAGGAAAGCTATGAAGCGCTGGGCAAATACGCCCGCGACCTGACCGAGGCGGCCCGTGAGGGCAAGCTCGATCCGGTGATCGGCCGTGACGAGGAGATCCGCCGCACCGTGCAGATCCTCGCCCGCCGCACCAAGAACAACCCGGTGCTGATCGGCGACCCCGGCGTAGGCAAGACCGCCATCGCCGAGGGCCTCGCCCTGCGCATCGCCAATGGCGA contains:
- a CDS encoding tRNA (cytidine(34)-2'-O)-methyltransferase; translated protein: MSMAVVLVHPEIPHNTGAIGRTCVALDLELVLIRPYGFDLSDKHLKRAGLDYWEHVRLAEFDSWNAFLAERAPREEQIFLFEEYAARSFYEPAYPDDAYLVFGRETKGLPAAIVEPLAHRMVRLPMRSGHIRSLNLANAVTAAVYQALRGQLGG